A stretch of the Notamacropus eugenii isolate mMacEug1 chromosome 2, mMacEug1.pri_v2, whole genome shotgun sequence genome encodes the following:
- the MICAL1 gene encoding F-actin-monooxygenase MICAL1 isoform X2 → MAAAASQNPAHGLFENFLQAQLCKDVLSSFQDLCMCLGLEPGGRLSFYHKLKAELNYWNAKSLWAKLDKRASHPVYEQGKACANTKCLVVGAGPCGLRTAVELALLGARVVLVEKRTKFSRHNVLHLWPFTIQDLRGLGAKKFYGRFCTGTLDHISIRQLQLLLLKVALLLGVEIHWGVTFTGLLPPSHKGIGWRAQLQPSPPDQLALYEFDVLISAAGSKFVPEGFSVREMRGKLAIGITANFVNGRTVAETQVPEISGVARIYNQSFFQNLFKATGIDLENIVYYKDDTHYFVMTAKRQSLLRLGVLRQDFANTEQLLGHDNIVPEALHRFARAAADFATHGKLGNLEFACDARGRPDVAAFDFTSMTRAESAARVQEKHGARILLELVGDCLVEPFWPLGTGVARGFLAAFDAAWTVKLWARGTQPLDVLAERESLYQLLSQTSPENMHRNIAQYTLDPASRYPNLNLRSVTPQQVRDLYDIGGKELERKKNDKTDSPMHLTPEPVGTQEELLLWCQKQTAGYPGVQVTDFSSSWTDGRALCALVHRLRPNLLDFSTLQGAGALETTALAVKLAEQELGIAPVIPPQVLVAGTDPLGLTAYLTHFYSAFGKTPHSPDLVSPLSTGTASAVLFLSKLQRKLQRTHSQENGQDSGGKKPRLEAESKMPSPIEPTLEQPVTPLNPLPADQEAEAGDLCSLCGERLYILERICADGRFFHRSCFHCHSCEAPLWPEGYRQHPGDGHFYCLLHFPQSVSINVCDGTPEDQELPGNNEEKEATAVSPRTPTAPEVIEGPLKQPSRKLIRLSSPERRSLSSLNLQPDDEIEGPPKPPRSCSALAHQALEGSFTGWGVPDQRLPQTLLSPSPELLKLVASSVEEEDEGLSSSEEEEEGEEEDLVLTSDVEQTLLNFAKNSGTMEKYPTWRRTLLRRAKEEEMKRFCKAQAIQRRLDEIEAALRELEEEGKRLELALRSQSCSPKQEKLWMEKILKLIQKKNSLVAEEADLMITVKELGLEEKQWQLDQELRSYMDREETLKTAKEKQAEEQMLKQLLDVVKQRDALIRFREECRLSELGQGAGDQG, encoded by the exons ATGGCAGCCGCTGCTTCCCAGAATCCTGCCCATGGACTCTTTGAGAACTTTCTGCAGGCACAGCTGTGCAAGGATGTGCTCAGCAGTTTCCAAGACCTCTGCATGTGTCTGGGCCTGGAGCCTGGTGGGAGGCTGTCCTTCTATCACAAGCTCAAGGCTGAGCTCAACTACTGGAATGCCAAGAGCCTGTGGGCAAAGCTGGATAAGCGGGCCTCCCATCCTGTTTATGAGCAGGGGAAGGCCTGTGCCAACACCAAG TGCCTGGTGGTAGGAGCAGGGCCCTGTGGACTTCGAACAGCTGTGGAACTGGCCCTGCTGGGTGCCCGAGTGGTGCTGGTAGAGAAGCGCACCAAATTCTCCCGCCACAATGTACTCCACCTCTGGCCCTTTACTATCCAGGACCTTCGGGGGCTTGGTGCCAAGAAGTTCTATGGGCGCTTCTGCACAGGCACCCTGGACCACATCA GTATTCGGCAGCTTCAGCTGCTTCTCCTGAAGGTGGCGTTACTGCTGGGGGTGGAGATTCATTGGGGGGTCACCTTCACAGGCCTCCTGCCCCCATCTCACAAGG GGATTGGCTGGAGAGCGCAGCTGCAGCCCAGTCCCCCTGACCAACTGGCCCTGTATGAATTTGATGTTCTCATCTCTGCTGCTGGCAGTAAATTCGTCCCTGAAG GTTTCTCAGTTAGAGAAATGAGAGGCAAACTGGCCATTGGCATCACGGCCAACTTTGTGAATGGACGGACGGTGGCTGAAACTCAGGTGCCTGAGATCAGTGGTGTGGCTAGAATCTACAATCAGAGCTTCTTCCAGAACCTGTTCAAGGCCACAG gcattgacctggaaaacatcgTTTACTACAAGGATGACACCCACTACTTCGTGATGACTGCCAAGAGGCAGAGTCTACTTCGGCTGGGAGTACTTCGTCAG GACTTTGCAAATACAGAGCAGCTGCTAGGCCATGACAACATAGTACCAGAGGCCCTGCACCGCTTTGCCCGTGCTGCTGCTGACTTTGCCACCCATGGCAAGCTTGGCAATCTGGAGTTTGCCTGTGATGCCCGTGGCCGACCCGACGTGGCTGCCTTCGACTTCACAAGCATGACAAGGGCAGAGAGTGCTGCACGGGTGCAAGAGAAACACGGGGCTCGAATATTGCTGGAGCTGGTGGGCGACTGCCTGGTAGAG CCCTTTTGGCCCTTGGGCACTGGTGTGGCCCGTGGTTTCTTAGCAGCCTTTGACGCAGCCTGGACAGTGAAGCTGTGGGCAAGAGGTACTCAGCCCCTGGATGTCCTGGCAGAGAG GGAGAGCTTGTACCAGCTCTTATCACAGACCTCCCCTGAGAACATGCATCGCAATATAGCCCAGTATACCCTAGACCCAGCTTCTCGATATCCCAACTTGAACCTCCGCTCTGTGACTCCTCAACAG GTACGAGATCTTTATGACATAGGGGGCAAGGAATTGGAGCGGAAGAAGAATGACAAGACTGATTCTCCAATGCACCTTACCCCTG aACCGGTGGGCACCCAAGAGGAGCTGCTTCTCTGGTGCCAGAAGCAGACAGCTGGGTACCCAGGTGTTCAGGTCACGGACTTCTCATCCTCCTGGACCGACGGCCGGGCACTTTGTGCTTTGGTGCACCGGCTCCGACCCAATCTGCT TGACTTCTCAACCCTGCAAGGGGCTGGAGCTCTGGAGACCACAGCCTTGGCAGTAAAGCTGGCTGAACAAGAGTTGGGCATTGCCCCGGTGATCCCTCCCCAGGTGCTGGTGGCTGGGACTGATCCACTGGGCCTCACTGCCTACCTCACCCACTTCTACAGTGCCTTCGGAAAGACTCCTCATAGCCCAG ATCTTGTCAGCCCCCTGTCTACTGGGACTGCCAGCGCTGTCCTGTTCCTGAGCAAACTGCAGAGGAAGCTGCAGAGGACCCATTCCCAG GAGAATGGACAAGACAGCGGTGGCAAGAAGCCTCGTCTAGAG GCTGAGTCCAAGATGCCAAGTCCCATTGAACCCACCCTGGAGCAGCCAGTAACTCCACTGAATCCTCTGCCAGCAGACCAGGAA GCAGAGGCCGGTGACTTGTGTTCATTATGTGGGGAGCGTCTCTACATCCTGGAGCGAATCTGTGCTGATGGCCGCTTCTTCCACCGAAGCTGCTTCCATTGCCACAGCTGTGAGGCCCCACTGTGGCCAGAAGGCTACCGGCAGCACCCTGGGGATG GCCATTTCTATTGCCTCCTACACTTCCCTCAGTCTGTCAGCATAAATGTCTGTGATGGAACCCCTGAAGATCAG GAACTCCCCGGcaataatgaagaaaaagaggcCACAGCAGTGTCCCCCAGGACACCCACAGCTCCTGAGGTGATAGAAGGTCCTCTCAAGCAGCCTTCAAGAAAACTGATCAGACTCTCTAGCCCTGAACGCCGATCGCTATCATCACTTAACCTCCAGCCAGATGATGAGATAGAGGGACCCCCCAAACCTCCCCGAAGTTGTTCTGCTTTGGCCCACCAGGCCCTAGAGGGCAGCTTTACAGGCTGGGGAGTGCCTGACCAGAGGCTGCCACAAACTTTGCTTTCTCCTTCGCCAG AGCTCCTGAAATTAGTTGCTTCAAGtgtggaggaggaagatgagggtCTGTCTTCtagtgaggaagaggaagaaggagaggaagaagacctGGTTTTAACCTCTGATGTAGAACAG ACCCTATTGAACTTTGCCAAGAATTCGGGCACCATGGAGAAGTACCCAACATGGCGGCGGACGTTGCTGCGCAGAGCCaaagaagaagagatgaaaagattcTGCAAGGCCCAG GCTATTCAGCGGCGTCTTGATGAGATCGAAGCTGCACTTCGAGAATTGGAGGAAGAGGGCAAGAGACTGGAGTTAGCTTTGAGGAGCCAGAGCT GCTCCCCAAAACAGGAGAAACTATGGATGGAAAAAATACTCAAACTCATTCAAAAGAAGAACAGTTTGGTGGCAGAAGAAGCTGACCTCATGATCAC AGTCAAGGAGCTGGGACTGGAAGAGAAGCAGTGGCAGCTGGACCAGGAGCTAAGAAGCTACATGGACAGGGAAG AGACCCTGAAGACAGCCAAGGAGAAGCAGGCTGAAGAACAAATGTTGAAACAACTGCTGGATGTGGTGAAACAGAGAGACGCCCTGATCCGCTTCCGTGAAGAGTGTAGGCTTAGTGAGCTGGGACAGGGGGCTGGGGACCAAGGCTGA